ACCACGGCGCGCACCGTCTCGTCGCGCTTCAACTCGAGCATGGCGCGCCGCAGCTCGTCGAGCGTCTGCGTGTTCAGCGCGTTCAGGACCTTCGGGCGGTTGACGGTGATGACCGCGACGGCGCCATCACGCTCGACCAGCAGGTTTTCGAGGTTCATAACGGAAATGGATACATCAGCCAGCCGAGAACGAGCGCCGCCACGACGAAGCCGGCGAACATCGTCGCTCCCGTGCGGAGCTGCTGGCGCGGATCGTCCCGCAGCAGCACGGCAAAGACCGCGGACACGAAGCACGCGAACAGCGCCATGAGCCAGAAATGGCTGGGCCCCACGCTACTTCCGCCCCTTGGCGATGTCGAACGCGTCCAGCACGACGAGGAAGTTCAGCAGGCCGGCGGTCATCAGGAACGTGTTGCCGTACTCGTACGAGGCGGCGGTCACCGTGCCGAGGCCCGCATCCATCGCCCGCGCGACGAAGTACGGAAGACCGATGCCGCGGTTGGCGATGCCGCCGAGGAACACCAGCGGGTCGGACATCTCGAGCGGGAACAGCCGTCCCTCGAGCCACAACCCGATCGCGAACATCAGCGGCAGGGCGATCAGGAAGACGATGCCTTTCTGCCGGCGGCCCTGCAGCAGGTGCCCCGCGCCGGGGATCAGCCACGAGAGTCCGACGACGAGCGCGAGCCGGCCCGGCTCCGCTCCGGCGCGCTCCGCTGTGGTGGATTTCGTCGCCATGCGATCACCGAATCATATCATTCGGGTCCGGCGCCTCCCGGGTCCCGCCGCCGTCAGTCGTCCGCGAGCACGCCGAGCACGAGCCAGGCGGCGGCGCATCCGAGCGGCAGCGCGGCCGCAAAGCGCGCGGCGTTCGAGAACGCGGCGGCGCCGGCGGTCTCGAGCGTCCACGTGACGGCGGTCGGCAGCGCGGCCAGCGCCAGCACGCGGCGGGCGCGGCGGGCAGAGACGGACGCTCCGGCAGCGAGCGTCAGGGGAAAGGCGAGCGCGCCGCCGACGTAGAGACCCGTGCAGCGCGCGCATACCGGCATCTGGGTGCCGCCGGGAAGGAAGAACGACCGTTCAGGACGCTGATGACAGATGAACCCGCAGAACGGCCGCATCGCGGCCGGCGCCAGGAAGAGTGCCGCCATCCACAGCCAGAGGCCCACGCCCACGGCGAATTGCCCTGCTCTCGCCGCCCGACGCACCGCGATCGGCACGAAGAGATTCTACCGGCATCGCCGCCTCGACCGCCGTCACCGTTCGTCGGTCGCGTATCCCAGTCGCGTCCGCGAGCGCAATGCGTTCCCCGTCAGCACCTGGACGACGATCCGCCTGAACCGGCTGTCCAGACGTTCGTCGCTGGGGACGTACCCGATCGAGTACTGGTTGGCGAGCTCGGTGGCGATCGCGCGATACACCGACCGCAGTTGATCGGGACGAGGGAAGAACGAAGCGCCTCCGGTCTCACGCGCGAGCGCCTGCAGCGCGCGATCGGACTCGTCCGACTCGACGCGGGCCGCGAGGGTCCGTTCGGCGGGCTGCAGCGACACGGTGTAGACGCTCACCCCCGACCGCCGCGCCGCGCGCAGCACGTCGTCCTGCGACATCGGGCTCGCGGTGTCGGCGCCGTCGGACAGCAGGACGATCGCCTGCCGGCGCACGGCCTCGGCGGATCGCGCCCGCTGGCCGAATTGCCTCAGGGCGACGTAGAGCGCGGTATTGAGGGCCGTCTTTCCGCGCGCGACCGTGCTGCGGACGGCCCGCTGCAGGGCGGCGCGATTGGAGGTGAGCGGCTCCAGAATCGAGACCGTGTCGCTGAAGGAAACCACCGCGCCGCGATCGATGTCGCGCAGCGTGCCGAGGAAGCCGGCCGCGGCGTCCTGCGCCAGGCCGATCTTGTCGGTCATGCTGGAGCTGGTGTCGATCAGCACGATCAGATCGAGCGGCACCGTCGAGGACTCGAAGAACCGGACTTCCTGCTTTACGCCGTCCTCGTACACTGCGAAGTCGGCCGGCTGGAGCCCGGCGACGTACTTCGCGCTCCTGTCCTGCACGGTGACGTTCAGCGAGACGACCGCCGCGGTGCTGCGGAACATCGGCCGCGACGGCAGATCGGCGACGGGGGGGAGCTCCTGGGCGAGAGCTGAGGCGCTGGCCGCGAGACACGCCAGCGCGGCGATCAGGACTTTCACGACGACCCTCCGCCGCCCGGGGCTGCAAATTGGATTCCCGGACGGCGAGGGGGCGCGCGCCGACTCAGCCACTGGCCGGTGCCGGCGGAATCGCCTGACGATTACAGCGGTCCGAAGTGGGCGGCGTAGCGGGCGCTGAACTCGTCCCACGTGTAGGCGTGGCTCTGCCCTCCAAGATGTTCCAGCGCGTACGTTGCCGCGACACTGCCGACCCGGCAGGCGACCTCGAGGCTCCACCCGGCGGCGAGCCCCTTGAGCAATCCGCCCCGGAAGGCGTCGCCGACACCGGTGGGATCGACGATCGAGTGCGGCGTCACCGCGGGAACCGGCGTGATCGCCGTCCCCTGGTGGATCGTGCAGCCGTGTTCGCCGCGGGTGACGATGAGCGCGTCGGCGCGCGAGAGAATCGCCGCCTCGTCCATCCCCGTCTTCTGCTTCATCAGCTCCAGCTCGTAGTCGTTGCAGATCACGATCGCGGCCCCCTCGATGCCGTCGGCCAGCTCCGGTCCGCTCATCCGCGCGCACTGCTGGCCCGGATCCCACACGAACGGGATGCCCAGCGTGCGGCACTCCTCGGCATACTGGACCATCGCGCCCGGATCGTTGGGCGACACGATCACCAGCTCCGCGCCGGTCACGGTGCGGAACGACAATTCGCCCGCGTTGGCCATCGCCCCCGTGTAGAACGAGGCAATCTGGTTGCTCTCGGTGTCAGTGCTGCAGAAGAACGAGGCGGTGAACTTGTCCTCCACCTGCTTCACCAGCGAGGTGTCGACCCCCGCGGCCTCGAGCCAGCGGCGATAGTCGTCGAAGTCCTGGCCGGCGGTGCCCATCAGCCGCGGACGCTCGCCGAGGAGCGCCATCGTGTAGGCGATGTTCGGGGCGCAGCCGCCGCGCCGCTTGTCCATCGAGTCTACGAGGAAGCTGAGGCTGACGCGGCTCATGTGCTCCGGCAGGAAGTGCTCGGTGAACTTCCCGGGGAAGGACATCAGGTAGTCGAAGGCGATCGAACCGGTGACGATGGTGGACATAATCAGTGCTCAGTGCGCAGTGCGCGGTGCGGAGTGCGCAGTGCGGAGTGCTCAGTGCGCAGTGCGACGTGTGAAGTGCGCGGTGCGCAGTGCGCGGGGTCACTTCAGGTACTTGCCGACGAGGGGAGCGAGATCGCGCTTGACGCGATCGGGGATCGCGTCCGGGCGGGTGAGCAGCGCGTGCTGCAAGGCGGTGGCGCACTCGCACGTGCGCTCGTACGGGAGACGCGACACCGCGTCGGCGATGACCTGCTGGGCGGTCTTCGCGTTCGCCACCAGGTTCTGCACGATCATGTCGACCGTCACCGAGTCGTGGTCCGGGTGCCAGCAGTCGTAGTCGGTGACCAGCGCGATCGTCGCGTAGCAGATCTCCGCCTCGCGGGCCAGCTTGGCCTCCTGCAGGTTGGTCATCCCGATGATGTCCATCCCCCAGCTCCGGTACAGCTTCGACTCGGCAAGGGTCGAGAACTGCGGCCCCTCCATGCACACATAGGTGCCGCCCTTGTGGACCGTCGCGCCGACGGTCCGGCACGCATCGTGGGCCACGTTGCCCAGCCGGCCGCATACCGGATGCGCGAAGGCGACGTGCGCGACCAGGCCGTTGCCGAAGAAGGTGCTGACCCGCCCCTTCGTCCGATCGAAGAACTGATCGGGGATGACGAGGTGCTGCGGCACGTAGCGCTCCTGCAGCGATCCGACCGCGCTCGCCGACAGGATGAACTCGACGCCGAGCATCTTCATGCCGAAGATGTTGGCGCGGTAGTTCAACTCGGTCGGGGTGTGGCGGTGCCCCGCCCCGTGGCGCGCCAGGAACGCGACCCGCTGCCCGCGGAGCGTCCCGATCACGTAGGGATCCGACGGATCGCCGAACGGCGTGGTCACCTTGCGCTCTTCCCGATCGGTCAGTTCCGCCATGTCGTACAGGCCGGACCCGCCGATGATGCCGATTCTGATCGCTTCGCTCATGTCGCTCTCTGCCATCCGCCATCCGCCATCCGCTCGCCGCTCTCCGCCGTCCGCCATCCGGTGCGCTAGATCACGGGATCGACGGAGAGGCGGCTGCCGTCGGCCCGGATGTAGCCGGCGGCGATGCGGGCGTCGTGCTCGAAGAAGATCAAGTACTCGCGCTCGACGGCTTCCCGCAGGAATGCGCGCTTGAACGCCAGCGTCTCCATCGGATAGAGATCGTATGCCATGATCCACGGCAGGTCGACGTGCGCCGTCGTCGGCATCAGATCCGCGGCGAACACCGCCGTCTTCCCGCCGGCGTCGATCGTGATCATCTGGTGCCAGCGGGTGTGGCCGCCGGTGCGGCGGAAACGGACGCCGGGCAGGATCTCGCGATCGTCGGCGACGAAGTCCACCACGCCGGCCTCCTGCAGCGGCAGGTAGTTCTCGGCGAAATAGCTGGCGCGGTTCCGCTCGTGCGGATGCGTCGCGTCCTCCCATTCGCCGGGATTGATCACGTAGCGCGCGTTCGGAAACCTCGGCGCGAGCGCGCCGTCCGCGCGGCGGACGGTGAAGCCGCCGGCGTGATCGAAGTGGAGATGCGAGGCGATCACCAGCTCGATGTCCTGGGCGCGGACGCCGGCGCGGGCCAGCGCGACGTCGAGGTCCTCGGCACGGTCGAACCCGTAGATCTCCTGGCTCTTCGCGTCCATCTTGTCGCCGGCGCCGGCGTCGACGATCGTCAGCGGTCCGCCCGCCGGACGGATGAGCAGCGGCCGCATGGCGAAGGTGACGCGATTGCGATCGTCCGCCGCGGCGCGCCTCGACCACAGCGTCTTCGGCACCACGCCGAACATCGCGCCGCCATCGAGACGGAAGTAGCCATCGAGCAGCGGTGTCAGGTCGAACTCGCCGAACGTCATCGCTGTCGCATTACTCGAAGCGTCGAAGGATGGCGAAGGATGGGCGAAGGAGACTCATGCGGCCGCTCGAAGGGGTCGAAGGGCGAAGGGGCGAAGGGCGAAGGAGATCGGATCACCATCGACGGCTCCCGTCGACCCCTTCGTCTCAGCAACCACGACGCTCCTTCGACATGTCTTCGCCGCCCTCGATACCCTCGAGCAAGACCCGCTGCTTCAATTCCACGAGCACGCCGTGCGTGCTCGCCGGATGGATGAACGCCACCTCCGAGCCGTGCGCGCCGGGACGCGGCGCCTCGTCGATCAGCCGCACGCCCTTCTCCTTCAGGCGCGCCAGCACGGCGCGGATGTCGTCGACCCGAAGCGTCAGGTGGTGGATGCCCGGGCCGCGCCTGGCGACGTACCTGGCAATCGGCGAATCGTCGGCGGTGGCCTCCAGCAGTTCGATCGCGGACTCGCCGGTTGGAATGAAGTGCGCCCGGACCCGCTGCGACGCGACCTCCTCGGGCGCTTCCACCTCGAGCCCGAGCGCGTCGCGATAGAACTTCAGCGCCTCGCCGAGGTCGCCGACGGCGATGCCAATGTGATCCAGCGTTGCTTTCATATAGCCACCAGCGCTTCAGCGTATCGCGCGGCTCACGATGGTTTCAACGACCGTGTACGGATCGGTGTCGCGCGAGGCGATGCGATCCAGCATCCGGTCGAACTCCCCCGGCGCCAGCACCTGCTGGTTGACGTACTGCACGAAGCGGTGCGCCAGCAGCTCGCGGACGCGGAACTCGGCGCGGGCGCGGCGGCGCTCGCCCAGCGTCGCGGCGGTGTGCGTCCGGAACCGCTCGATCTGCTCGACCAGCTCCGCAATCCCCTTGCCGGTCGTGGCCTCGGTCTTGACGATGGGCGGACGCCAGCGGCTCGCGTCGTAGGCCTCGAGCGACAGCATCGCCTCGATCGAGGCGACCGTACGGTCCGCTCCCTCGCGGTCCGCCTTGTTGACGACGAAGATATCGGCAATCTCCATGATGCCGGCCTTGAGCGCCTGCACTTCGTCGCCGGTGCCCGGCACCAGCGTGACGATCGACACGTCCGCGGTGCGCACGATGTCCACTTCGTCCTGCCCCACGCCCACGGTCTCGATGATGACGATGTCCTTGCCGGAGGCGTCGAGCACGAGAGCGGCTTCGGCCGTGGCCCGGGCGAGGCCGCCGAGATTGCCGCGCGTCGCCATGCTGCGGATGAAGACGCCGCTGTCGCCGGCGTGCGCCTGCATGCGGACCCGATCGCCGAGAATGGCGCCGCCCGTATACGGACTGGTCGGATCGACGGCGATGACGCCGACGCTGCGGCCGCCGCGCCGCAGCGCCGCGATGAGGCGGTCGACGAGCGTGCTCTTGCCGGCGCCGGGCGATCCGGTCACGCCGATCAGGTAGGCCCGGCCCGTGGCGGCGAAGATCCGGCGCACGAGATCGGGCCCCTGCGGCGCTTCGTCCTCGATCAGGCTGATGGCGCGCGCGATGGCGCGCGGATCCCCCTGGCGGACGCGCTCGGAGAGCGAGGCGCGTGCGTTCACGCCAGCAGCTGCCGCGCGATGACCAGGCGCTGGATCTCGCTCGTGCCCTCGCCGATGGTGAGCAGCTTCACGTCGCGGAAGTACTTCTCCGCCGGGTAGTCCTTCACGAAGCCGTAGCCGCCGTGGATCTGGACGCAGTCGTCGGCGACCTTGACCGCGGTCTCGCTGGCGTAGAGTTTCGCCATCGCCGATTCGCGGGTCATCCGCCGGCCGAGATCCTTGAGATGGGCGGCGCGATAAGTGAGCAGCCGCGCCGCTTCGATCCGCGTCGCCGCGTCGGCGAGCTTCCACTGGATCGCCTGGAACGCCGCGATCGGCTGGCCGAACTGCCGCCGTTCCCTGGCGTAGCCGCGCGCCGCTTCGTACGCCCCCTGCGCGAGCCCGACCGACAGCGCCGCGATGCCGATCCGGCCGGCGTCGAGCACCTGCAGGGTGTTGATGAAGCCCTGGCCTTCCTCGCCGAGCAACTGCGACGCGGGAATGCGGCAGTCCTGGAACACCACCTCGCTGGTGTCGCTGGCGCGCATCCCCAGCTTGTTCTCCTTCTTGCCGGCGCTCATCCCGGGCGTGCCGTGCTCGAGCACGAACGCGGAGATGCCGCGGTGCCCTTTCGTCCGATCGGTCACCGCCATCGCCACCATCATGCCGCCGATGCGGCCGTGAGTGATGAAGTTCTTCGCACCGTTGAGCACCCAGCCGTCGCCGCGGCGCACGGCGGTGGTGCGCATGCCGGCGGCGTCGCTCCCGGCGCTGGCTTCGGTGAGCCCCCACGCGCCGAGCACTTCACCTTTCACCAGCCGCGGCAGGTACTGCTGCTTCTGCGCGCCGCTGCCGAACATGTTGATGTGCGAGGTGCACAGCCCGTTGTGCGCCGCCACCGACAGCGCGATCGCCGGACAGACGCGCGCCAGCTCCTCGATGCAGATGCAGTAGTCGACCGCCGACATGGCGGCGCCGCCGTACTGCTCGTCGAACTGGATGCCCATCAACCCCAGCGCCGCGAGCTTCGGCAGCAGGTCCATCGGAAACTGCTGCGCCTCGTCCCAGGCCATCACGTGCGGTCGCATCTCCGCTTCCGCGAACTCGCGGACGGTCTGCCGCAGCAGGCGCTGCTCTTCGGTCGGACGAAAATCCACTGGGCAAATTATACGGCCTGGTGCCTCGTCTGCTGAGACGCGCCGACGGCAGCGGCACCAAGATCACAAAGGTCACGACGATCACAAAGAAGACCAGGTGGGTTTCTTTCCTGGTCTTTGTGATCCTCGTGGCCTTTGTGCCGCGGCCGTGGGCCGTCTCAGCGGGTCAGCGGGTCAGCGGCCGCCGTTCGAATCAGAGTACGATGAGGCATGAAGAATCTGCTCGCCGCCGCGGCGTTCCTCCTGCTCGCACCCGCGCCGGCGTTCGCCGACCTGACGGCGTTTCTCGGCCGCACCACCACGCCGGAGGCGCGCAACACCAAGGGCTTCGCCATCGGCACCGGTCTGCTGATCGTCGGCTTCGAGTTCGAGTACGGCGCCACCGACGAGAAGCTGCGCACCGCGACCAGCAGCACGGCCGACGAAGACGCGCCGGCGCTGAAGACGTTCATGTTCAACGGACTGCTGCAGACCCCGATCCCGATCGCGCGGACGCAGTTCTACGGCACGCTCGGCGCCGGCGTGTACCGCGAGACGCTCTCGACCGACGAGCCCAACGACGGCACGAACTTCGGCACGAACGTCGGCGGCGG
The genomic region above belongs to Vicinamibacterales bacterium and contains:
- a CDS encoding DUF6677 family protein, which encodes MATKSTTAERAGAEPGRLALVVGLSWLIPGAGHLLQGRRQKGIVFLIALPLMFAIGLWLEGRLFPLEMSDPLVFLGGIANRGIGLPYFVARAMDAGLGTVTAASYEYGNTFLMTAGLLNFLVVLDAFDIAKGRK
- a CDS encoding DUF2085 domain-containing protein codes for the protein MPIAVRRAARAGQFAVGVGLWLWMAALFLAPAAMRPFCGFICHQRPERSFFLPGGTQMPVCARCTGLYVGGALAFPLTLAAGASVSARRARRVLALAALPTAVTWTLETAGAAAFSNAARFAAALPLGCAAAWLVLGVLADD
- a CDS encoding VWA domain-containing protein; the protein is MKVLIAALACLAASASALAQELPPVADLPSRPMFRSTAAVVSLNVTVQDRSAKYVAGLQPADFAVYEDGVKQEVRFFESSTVPLDLIVLIDTSSSMTDKIGLAQDAAAGFLGTLRDIDRGAVVSFSDTVSILEPLTSNRAALQRAVRSTVARGKTALNTALYVALRQFGQRARSAEAVRRQAIVLLSDGADTASPMSQDDVLRAARRSGVSVYTVSLQPAERTLAARVESDESDRALQALARETGGASFFPRPDQLRSVYRAIATELANQYSIGYVPSDERLDSRFRRIVVQVLTGNALRSRTRLGYATDER
- a CDS encoding carbohydrate kinase family protein; amino-acid sequence: MSTIVTGSIAFDYLMSFPGKFTEHFLPEHMSRVSLSFLVDSMDKRRGGCAPNIAYTMALLGERPRLMGTAGQDFDDYRRWLEAAGVDTSLVKQVEDKFTASFFCSTDTESNQIASFYTGAMANAGELSFRTVTGAELVIVSPNDPGAMVQYAEECRTLGIPFVWDPGQQCARMSGPELADGIEGAAIVICNDYELELMKQKTGMDEAAILSRADALIVTRGEHGCTIHQGTAITPVPAVTPHSIVDPTGVGDAFRGGLLKGLAAGWSLEVACRVGSVAATYALEHLGGQSHAYTWDEFSARYAAHFGPL
- the mtnP gene encoding S-methyl-5'-thioadenosine phosphorylase, with product MAESDMSEAIRIGIIGGSGLYDMAELTDREERKVTTPFGDPSDPYVIGTLRGQRVAFLARHGAGHRHTPTELNYRANIFGMKMLGVEFILSASAVGSLQERYVPQHLVIPDQFFDRTKGRVSTFFGNGLVAHVAFAHPVCGRLGNVAHDACRTVGATVHKGGTYVCMEGPQFSTLAESKLYRSWGMDIIGMTNLQEAKLAREAEICYATIALVTDYDCWHPDHDSVTVDMIVQNLVANAKTAQQVIADAVSRLPYERTCECATALQHALLTRPDAIPDRVKRDLAPLVGKYLK
- a CDS encoding MBL fold metallo-hydrolase — its product is MTFGEFDLTPLLDGYFRLDGGAMFGVVPKTLWSRRAAADDRNRVTFAMRPLLIRPAGGPLTIVDAGAGDKMDAKSQEIYGFDRAEDLDVALARAGVRAQDIELVIASHLHFDHAGGFTVRRADGALAPRFPNARYVINPGEWEDATHPHERNRASYFAENYLPLQEAGVVDFVADDREILPGVRFRRTGGHTRWHQMITIDAGGKTAVFAADLMPTTAHVDLPWIMAYDLYPMETLAFKRAFLREAVEREYLIFFEHDARIAAGYIRADGSRLSVDPVI
- the mce gene encoding methylmalonyl-CoA epimerase; this translates as MKATLDHIGIAVGDLGEALKFYRDALGLEVEAPEEVASQRVRAHFIPTGESAIELLEATADDSPIARYVARRGPGIHHLTLRVDDIRAVLARLKEKGVRLIDEAPRPGAHGSEVAFIHPASTHGVLVELKQRVLLEGIEGGEDMSKERRGC
- the meaB gene encoding methylmalonyl Co-A mutase-associated GTPase MeaB codes for the protein MNARASLSERVRQGDPRAIARAISLIEDEAPQGPDLVRRIFAATGRAYLIGVTGSPGAGKSTLVDRLIAALRRGGRSVGVIAVDPTSPYTGGAILGDRVRMQAHAGDSGVFIRSMATRGNLGGLARATAEAALVLDASGKDIVIIETVGVGQDEVDIVRTADVSIVTLVPGTGDEVQALKAGIMEIADIFVVNKADREGADRTVASIEAMLSLEAYDASRWRPPIVKTEATTGKGIAELVEQIERFRTHTAATLGERRRARAEFRVRELLAHRFVQYVNQQVLAPGEFDRMLDRIASRDTDPYTVVETIVSRAIR
- a CDS encoding acyl-CoA dehydrogenase, with product MDFRPTEEQRLLRQTVREFAEAEMRPHVMAWDEAQQFPMDLLPKLAALGLMGIQFDEQYGGAAMSAVDYCICIEELARVCPAIALSVAAHNGLCTSHINMFGSGAQKQQYLPRLVKGEVLGAWGLTEASAGSDAAGMRTTAVRRGDGWVLNGAKNFITHGRIGGMMVAMAVTDRTKGHRGISAFVLEHGTPGMSAGKKENKLGMRASDTSEVVFQDCRIPASQLLGEEGQGFINTLQVLDAGRIGIAALSVGLAQGAYEAARGYARERRQFGQPIAAFQAIQWKLADAATRIEAARLLTYRAAHLKDLGRRMTRESAMAKLYASETAVKVADDCVQIHGGYGFVKDYPAEKYFRDVKLLTIGEGTSEIQRLVIARQLLA
- a CDS encoding outer membrane beta-barrel protein, which gives rise to MKNLLAAAAFLLLAPAPAFADLTAFLGRTTTPEARNTKGFAIGTGLLIVGFEFEYGATDEKLRTATSSTADEDAPALKTFMFNGLLQTPIPIARTQFYGTLGAGVYRETLSTDEPNDGTNFGTNVGGGAKITLAGPIRLRLDYRVFSLRGSPRHATVQRLYAGINLKF